The genomic window AACAGAACATTCCGTTTTACAGGAAACAAGTTCAATAACAGCATTCAGTCTGGATATTCTAACCAAAATTGGCGATAAACTATTTCAGTTTTTAGAAACCATAATTCATCATGCGGCAAAAGAATTCAAGAAATTAAACCTTAAAAAAGGACATTTTCCAGACACCGTTCTTTTACGCTCTTTTGTAAATATTTTAAAAGTGCAACAAGATCGTATGAATGGTCTTTCTGAGAAACATCTTGATTTTTATTATAAAGATATTCTAAAGCAGACCAGACTCCCTGCCGTTGCCGATCATACATTTTTGTGTGCCACACTCACAAAACCCACATCTGTTTTTACTTTACCAGCTGGAACTTTGTTTAATGCAGGCGTCGATGCGCAAAAGAATCCAATTCTATTTTCTTCACAGAAAAATGTAAACCTAAATCCTGCTGCGATTGCAAGCGTGCATAAGCTATCTTATCAGGATAAAAACAATGCCTCTTATAATTTGCAGACCGTTGTTAAACCGACCGAAATTCAATTAGATGCAGAAAACAAAGCCATCAGTTGGGAAACTTTTGGTTCAGATGATCTTTCTCTAAATCCTTCTCTAATCGGAATTGGATTTGCTTCGCCAATGTTATTATTGCGTGAAGGAGAAAGAACTATAAACCTGACATTGAATTTTGATTCTTCTATAGATATAAAAATGTTGCAAGAAGCCAATTATTTTTTGAGCACGCAAAAAGAATGGCTAAAATTAGATTTAGATCCAACAGATTTTACAGCAGACGCTACAAAACAAAATACTGTTTTTACCATCAAGATAAGTCTTGATCCTACTGTAGCTGCGATCGAACCTTTTTTAGTTAATCCTGACGGACTAAAAAGTGACTGGCCGATGATGAAGATTTTGTTTCAGAATGTTCCAAATCCGCAGGAGCCTCCTAAAATTACTTCGATAACTATTGCTTTAAAAGTAACAGGCGTTAAAACCTTTCAATTGTATAATGATTTTGGAGAATTAAATACTAAGAACCCCTTCACTCCTTTTGGGCCAATTCCGTTAGTAAATGCCAATTTTATTATTGGAAACAATGAAATATTGAGTAAACCTCTAGACAGTTTTATTGTAGAAATAGATTGGGATAAAAGACCAGCCAATTTTGAATTGTATTACAAACAATACAATGATTATCTGAAGCCACCGAGTAAAGATGATAAATCAACGCTTCTAAAAAAAATTAAAATGTTGCATCCAAGAAATCATCCTATTCTAATTCTACCCGAATTTAGAAATGCTAGCTTTATGGCATGCTTTGATGTGATGCAAGACAAATCATGGGAAAGTCTTAAAATGACAAAGATAGAGAGCAGTGATGTTGATAAGGTTTTCATTCCAGCTGACGAGGTTCCACAGCCTGTTTTTTTGTTTGACCTTGTACCTGAAAATGCCAAAAATAATATTTTAAGTACGTCTAGCAGTTATTACGTATATTCTAAATCAGTTTCAAATTTAGATGCTACAGAAACTGATATTAAAGTATGGAAACCCGATCCAAATATTCAAAAGGAATCTTTAAAGTTTACTGAAGAAAGTTCATCTGGATTTATAAAAATGACTTTATCAAGCCCAGAATATGGTTTTGGATCAGAATTGTATGCCAATGTTGTGGCTAGTATTGCTTTGCAAAACGGCAATAAACTCGCAATGGCAAAAAACAAGGAAGTAAAAGATTTTATTGCTGCCGCCAATGTACCATTTGCGCCAAAAATACAAACCTTTTCTGCCATTTATAATGCTAGCGTAACCTATAAACTTGATGGCACGGCAGGAGATTATCCGTTGCAGTATTTTATTTATGCTCCTTTTTCAAACTATACTGTATTTGATAGTGCTACAGCAGATAAAACCGAGACCAATTTATTCAGTACAGAAATCATTGGGAGTTCTGAGAATGATGCTGTAAAAGGTTTTCCGCTCTATCCCTCTTTTAATTATAACGGCGCCTTATTTATCGAACTAGATAATCTGATTTGCGACAGCACTTTGAATCTCTATTTTGAATTGGCTAGAAATTCGACTGCGCTTACCAATCAGAATAGCCTTTCGTATTACTATTTAAGCGATTCTGGTTGGAAAAACATTCAGCCATTGTCGGATCAAACCAGCCAGTTTAGATGTTCTGGAATTATAGAAATTCCTATTCCGGCAGATTGCTATAATAACAATACCATAATGCCTGGAAACAAAAACTGGATTTCTATCGCCGCTATTGGAAATCTTGCTTCGTTTTCTAAAACCACTTTTATGCAAACCAACGGATTTAGTGTGCAAAGAACAGGAACTTCATTTTTGACCGATACACAAAGTCCGCAAATTGATGCAAACGTGATCACTAAACCAGAAATCAAGATTCCGGAAATAGGCACGATCCTTCAGCCTTTTGCTTCATTTGGAG from Flavobacterium sp. KACC 22763 includes these protein-coding regions:
- a CDS encoding baseplate J/gp47 family protein, which encodes MILIDQNSAINSLNEALVPNPYLVDGRTEQDWLYFLAEFSKLINFYNDSNTIHGNWSPFLLKDPVFLMASISKTNYKKLHTDYKNSCTEIQRLVQKVNGGIPHSNALNSLFDRITAIYKIIERWTHYMLRNSEIYDLKTYILQEVKTKLSVDFWAIQSFREYLCKLSVDGLSIASAPLQDFNSFDKSIWFINKDKTPFWQVFGFETEHSVLQETSSITAFSLDILTKIGDKLFQFLETIIHHAAKEFKKLNLKKGHFPDTVLLRSFVNILKVQQDRMNGLSEKHLDFYYKDILKQTRLPAVADHTFLCATLTKPTSVFTLPAGTLFNAGVDAQKNPILFSSQKNVNLNPAAIASVHKLSYQDKNNASYNLQTVVKPTEIQLDAENKAISWETFGSDDLSLNPSLIGIGFASPMLLLREGERTINLTLNFDSSIDIKMLQEANYFLSTQKEWLKLDLDPTDFTADATKQNTVFTIKISLDPTVAAIEPFLVNPDGLKSDWPMMKILFQNVPNPQEPPKITSITIALKVTGVKTFQLYNDFGELNTKNPFTPFGPIPLVNANFIIGNNEILSKPLDSFIVEIDWDKRPANFELYYKQYNDYLKPPSKDDKSTLLKKIKMLHPRNHPILILPEFRNASFMACFDVMQDKSWESLKMTKIESSDVDKVFIPADEVPQPVFLFDLVPENAKNNILSTSSSYYVYSKSVSNLDATETDIKVWKPDPNIQKESLKFTEESSSGFIKMTLSSPEYGFGSELYANVVASIALQNGNKLAMAKNKEVKDFIAAANVPFAPKIQTFSAIYNASVTYKLDGTAGDYPLQYFIYAPFSNYTVFDSATADKTETNLFSTEIIGSSENDAVKGFPLYPSFNYNGALFIELDNLICDSTLNLYFELARNSTALTNQNSLSYYYLSDSGWKNIQPLSDQTSQFRCSGIIEIPIPADCYNNNTIMPGNKNWISIAAIGNLASFSKTTFMQTNGFSVQRTGTSFLTDTQSPQIDANVITKPEIKIPEIGTILQPFASFGGKAAEDKTDRNKRVSNSIKTKNRASTQTDYYTLIAENFDTVYYSKVVTKKSDNSTNVYLVKKIASDNDSNAFIPLVTNALEIQVKQYLSANSSPFINLNISNFNLEYVTINISIIVDPNYQKTLVSKNVNLALKKYLSPWITNCSSEIEIDKPLIDAKVSTFIQSIEGVLTVENVSFSSYYINPITGVQTALKSEKKTLMPYGQATLLVSAPNHNISYLT